The following proteins are encoded in a genomic region of Actinomycetota bacterium:
- a CDS encoding polysaccharide pyruvyl transferase family protein, translating into MADPRILLIGYNGANNTGAEALLLSDLADVRAVFGPRAPITIPALEPANLRRYVGDAPGVRVEPLPTIFPLTVRRLVREHDFVMLVEGSAYMDTWTSALLWYFLWATRCAAVHGTPCIAYAVDAGQLRPRNARLVRRQASRTDLIVTRSAAAAGRLRSWGVAAPIETTADNAFTFRPEGRDRGWLHDAWPDAGPSPIGIAAVDLFLWPVVIRPFGRRADRYRWPYSFSRSTARRQASTRLAEGYARIADRVVTEHERSVALICMEELDETFARAIYERMRRPDRARIFSSRDLDASKMTVLLRSLGGLLTSRYHASILSMSAGVPQVAIGHDLRLRTLFEELKLDRCFVGPGGDGDLAKHPVDLEAMVDAASARLDDVLAAPTGVTSALLDGYERHLHDARRNRELLQAFADAHGWGAEPWAA; encoded by the coding sequence ATGGCCGATCCGAGGATCCTGCTGATCGGATACAACGGCGCGAACAACACCGGAGCTGAGGCGCTGCTCCTCTCCGACCTCGCAGACGTCCGCGCCGTGTTCGGACCTCGTGCGCCGATCACGATCCCGGCCCTCGAGCCGGCGAACCTCCGTCGATACGTTGGCGACGCACCAGGCGTCCGGGTCGAGCCCCTCCCCACGATCTTCCCCCTCACCGTCCGGCGGCTCGTGCGGGAACACGACTTCGTGATGCTCGTCGAGGGCAGTGCGTATATGGACACGTGGACGTCGGCGCTCCTGTGGTACTTCCTGTGGGCGACACGCTGCGCGGCCGTCCACGGGACGCCGTGCATCGCGTACGCGGTCGATGCCGGTCAACTCCGTCCGAGGAATGCGCGCTTGGTCCGGCGGCAGGCGAGCCGGACCGACCTCATCGTCACGCGCTCGGCGGCCGCCGCCGGGCGTCTCCGGTCGTGGGGCGTCGCCGCGCCGATCGAGACCACTGCCGACAACGCCTTCACGTTCCGCCCCGAAGGACGGGATCGAGGGTGGCTCCATGATGCGTGGCCCGATGCCGGCCCTTCGCCGATCGGGATCGCCGCGGTCGACCTCTTCCTGTGGCCGGTCGTGATCCGCCCGTTCGGACGACGAGCCGACCGCTACCGATGGCCTTACTCCTTCAGCCGATCAACCGCCCGCCGCCAAGCTTCCACGCGGCTCGCTGAGGGATACGCGAGGATCGCCGACCGGGTCGTGACGGAGCACGAGCGATCCGTCGCACTCATCTGCATGGAGGAGCTCGACGAGACGTTCGCGCGGGCGATCTACGAGCGGATGCGCCGACCAGACCGAGCCCGGATCTTCTCGTCCCGCGACCTGGACGCGTCGAAGATGACCGTGCTCCTGCGGAGCCTCGGTGGGCTTCTGACGTCGCGCTACCACGCCTCGATCCTCTCGATGTCAGCCGGCGTACCACAGGTGGCAATCGGACACGACCTCCGGCTCCGCACCCTGTTCGAGGAGTTGAAGCTCGATCGCTGCTTCGTCGGTCCGGGAGGCGACGGCGACCTCGCGAAGCACCCGGTCGATCTTGAGGCCATGGTGGACGCGGCGTCGGCACGTCTGGACGACGTCCTCGCTGCTCCGACCGGCGTCACGAGCGCGCTGCTCGATGGCTACGAGCGACATCTCCACGACGCCCGACGGAACCGCGAGCTGCTCCAGGCCTTCGCCGACGCGCACGGATGGGGAGCCGAGCCGTGGGCAGCGTAG
- a CDS encoding AMP-binding protein: MGSVVLLTGATGFVGTEVGSRLLDRDDVSLIAFVKAATDDEARRVALRSWYDRTALTGAIGGRVEVIAGDLTQPLLGLDPDAYATLVRRLTHVVHAAANVRFDASLDDLRSTNVVGTANVLALARAAHADHGLERLLHISTAYVAGRRTGEIGEDDLSDGSGFENDYERTKFEAERLARDAMAGLPITVARPAMIVGDSRTGEIATFNTFYVLLRRYLTRRTYAMPVSPRLRVNVVPVDYVADAIVQLLMDPRAEGRTVHLTAPWSSLPTAAEVLREVRGWARVELGLRLPRPILVPLPGVPWPRRGGDRLDILLPYLRERRTFRRDHADRLIGPYELRWQTYLPNLIRYAVGRGFLHRSGRTVHEQAMYRLRSRRLPVRYVDIVDGQAHPRSAEGVRTDVLASANALRGIGIGAGTRVAIVGPNGTRYLTLELALGLLGAITVPLYATTPSDEIDAILRSSGAEALIVGSPRILENLGPVASSLPTVSFCRGVPPEGVLDWGDLVANRAEAPEIERAPVGLADVATLRYTSGTTGFPKGVTFTHGQLRWMAESIASLVPWRARTRPVSYVSFLPMNHVVEGILGTYGPYSMPAPVEVAFVEDIQDVPDALRSVHPTVFFSVPRLYEKVWARVEASAVGRRFLASRDGPAKRALGSAVRRTVLRRAGLGRCAQLIVGSAPIPDGLLTRFHEIGVEVHDAYGLTEAPLLTLNRSGRNRIGTVGEPLPGTTVRIAEDGEILARGPQVTIGYADQGATQPFRDGWLTTGDLGHMEDGYLVIDGRKKELLKTSYGKYLNPAKIEARLRSIPGVTNAMVMGEARRFCTALLWVEGTPTDARRDVVAEAITEINRSLSHPEQVKRWAVLADDLSIGAGDLTPNLKLKRERIVARHADVIDGLYEREEVRV; this comes from the coding sequence GTGGGCAGCGTAGTCCTGCTCACGGGCGCGACGGGGTTCGTCGGGACCGAAGTCGGCAGCCGGCTCCTCGATCGGGACGACGTCTCTCTCATCGCGTTCGTCAAGGCTGCGACCGACGACGAAGCGCGCCGTGTGGCGCTCCGCAGCTGGTACGACCGGACCGCGCTCACGGGAGCCATCGGGGGTCGCGTCGAAGTGATCGCCGGCGACCTGACGCAACCGCTGCTCGGCCTCGACCCGGACGCGTACGCGACACTCGTTCGCCGGCTCACCCACGTCGTGCACGCGGCCGCGAACGTTCGCTTCGACGCATCGCTCGACGACCTGCGCTCCACGAACGTGGTCGGGACCGCGAACGTCCTGGCGCTCGCCCGCGCGGCTCACGCCGATCACGGGCTCGAGCGTCTCCTGCACATCTCGACCGCTTACGTCGCGGGCCGCCGGACGGGCGAGATCGGGGAGGACGACCTCAGCGACGGGTCCGGCTTCGAGAACGACTACGAGCGGACGAAGTTCGAGGCGGAACGGCTCGCCCGCGATGCGATGGCGGGTCTTCCGATCACCGTCGCACGTCCCGCCATGATCGTCGGCGATTCACGGACCGGTGAGATCGCGACGTTCAACACGTTCTACGTGCTGCTCCGCCGGTACCTCACGCGGCGTACCTATGCCATGCCCGTCAGCCCCCGCCTGCGGGTGAACGTCGTGCCGGTTGACTACGTCGCCGATGCGATCGTGCAACTGCTGATGGATCCTCGCGCCGAGGGACGCACCGTCCATCTCACTGCCCCGTGGTCGTCGCTCCCGACGGCAGCCGAAGTGCTCCGTGAAGTCCGGGGGTGGGCGCGAGTCGAGCTCGGCCTCCGGCTCCCTCGGCCGATCCTCGTGCCCCTGCCCGGAGTGCCCTGGCCCCGACGTGGCGGTGATCGGCTCGACATCCTGTTGCCGTACCTGCGCGAGCGTCGCACGTTCCGACGCGACCACGCCGATCGGCTGATCGGACCGTATGAGCTGCGCTGGCAGACATACCTCCCGAACCTGATCCGCTACGCGGTCGGCCGTGGCTTCCTCCACCGTTCCGGACGGACGGTCCACGAGCAAGCGATGTACCGGCTGCGGAGTCGGCGGCTGCCGGTGCGATACGTCGACATCGTCGACGGGCAGGCGCATCCGCGGTCGGCGGAGGGCGTGCGCACCGACGTGCTGGCGTCGGCGAACGCGCTTCGCGGGATCGGCATCGGCGCCGGCACGCGGGTCGCGATCGTCGGACCGAACGGGACGCGGTACCTGACACTCGAGCTGGCGCTCGGCCTCCTCGGCGCGATCACCGTTCCGCTCTACGCCACGACGCCGTCCGACGAGATCGACGCGATCCTGCGATCGAGCGGCGCGGAGGCGCTGATCGTCGGATCGCCTCGGATCCTCGAGAACCTTGGGCCGGTCGCGTCATCCCTGCCGACCGTGTCGTTCTGCCGCGGGGTACCTCCAGAAGGAGTTCTCGACTGGGGCGACCTGGTCGCCAACCGCGCCGAGGCGCCTGAGATCGAGCGGGCGCCCGTCGGGCTCGCGGACGTCGCAACGCTCCGCTACACGTCGGGGACCACCGGTTTCCCGAAAGGTGTCACGTTCACCCATGGGCAACTGCGATGGATGGCCGAGTCGATCGCGTCGCTCGTGCCGTGGCGTGCGCGCACGAGGCCGGTTTCCTACGTGTCGTTCCTCCCGATGAACCACGTTGTCGAGGGGATCCTGGGGACGTACGGGCCTTATTCGATGCCGGCTCCCGTCGAGGTCGCGTTCGTCGAAGACATCCAGGACGTGCCGGACGCCCTCCGCTCGGTTCATCCGACGGTGTTCTTCTCTGTCCCGCGGCTCTACGAGAAGGTGTGGGCACGCGTCGAGGCGAGCGCGGTGGGCCGGCGCTTCCTGGCATCGCGCGACGGGCCGGCGAAGCGCGCCCTGGGCTCGGCGGTCCGCCGGACCGTGCTGAGGCGCGCTGGCCTCGGGCGCTGCGCGCAGCTGATCGTCGGGTCGGCCCCGATACCGGACGGTCTCCTCACGAGATTCCACGAGATCGGCGTCGAGGTGCACGACGCATACGGTCTCACCGAGGCACCCCTGCTCACGCTGAATCGGTCGGGGCGCAACCGGATCGGCACGGTCGGCGAGCCGCTTCCAGGGACCACCGTGCGCATCGCGGAGGACGGCGAGATCCTGGCGAGGGGTCCCCAGGTGACGATCGGCTACGCAGACCAAGGCGCGACGCAGCCGTTCCGCGATGGTTGGCTCACGACCGGCGACCTCGGGCACATGGAAGACGGCTACCTCGTGATCGACGGCCGCAAGAAGGAGTTGCTGAAGACCTCCTACGGGAAGTACCTGAACCCGGCGAAGATCGAGGCGCGGCTCCGAAGCATCCCCGGAGTGACGAACGCCATGGTCATGGGCGAGGCTCGACGCTTCTGTACGGCGCTGCTGTGGGTCGAAGGGACGCCAACGGACGCACGGCGTGACGTCGTCGCGGAAGCGATCACCGAGATCAACCGTTCCCTGTCCCACCCGGAACAGGTGAAGCGTTGGGCGGTGCTCGCCGACGACCTCTCGATCGGCGCCGGCGACCTGACGCCGAACCTCAAGCTCAAGCGCGAGCGGATCGTCGCGCGTCATGCGGACGTGATCGACGGGCTCTACGAGCGGGAGGAGGTCCGCGTATGA